One Microvirga thermotolerans DNA window includes the following coding sequences:
- a CDS encoding ABC transporter ATP-binding protein/permease produces the protein MSEEERAVDRRRLFARFWRAASGFWTGVRRREAWFLTLSLLAIILGQLFIQYRLNVWNRDIFNALEQQDVALVGRLALLFVPLALGAVAFNVASVWGRLTTQRAWRAWLTDYQIDRWLKNGRYYQLNLVKGEHRNPEFRIADDTRIATESPVDFAFGVTTAVLTAVTFIGVLWAVGGGISFELGGRSVAIPGYLVFVAVLYSVITTTAMIFIGRRFVEVAEGKNQAEAEFRYAVTRLRENGESIALLGGEPEERSSLSIALGHVIAQWKALCGQYMRTTVVSYGNFVLAPVIPLILCAPKYLAGTMTLGEVMQAATAFVTVQQSFNWLVENYPKLADWTASANRVAGLIVSLDKLEYAERPGTGRIVRREDEATAALRLHGVSVTLDDGTAVVGETEVEIHPGERVLVVGESGAGKSTLIRAIAGLWPWGEGEIIIRKGAKLFFMPQRPYVPMGTLKHAVAYPQPTGSLDDEAVKEAMRAAGLGHLAERINDEGEPWDRTLSGGEQQRLAFAELFIQRPDIIVMDEATSALDPETQDVLMDRIIERLPDSAIISVGHRPELEAFHNRRLVLARREQGAKLVADEPLSPRTFAMRRAMALLFRRPSSSQTRPAERTREREEA, from the coding sequence GGCTGAACGTCTGGAACCGGGACATCTTCAACGCCCTCGAGCAGCAGGACGTGGCCCTGGTCGGCCGCCTGGCCCTGTTGTTCGTGCCTCTTGCCCTGGGCGCCGTGGCGTTCAACGTCGCCTCCGTCTGGGGGCGCCTGACGACCCAGCGGGCCTGGCGCGCCTGGCTTACCGACTACCAGATCGACCGCTGGCTTAAGAACGGGCGGTATTATCAGCTCAACCTGGTCAAGGGGGAGCACAGGAATCCCGAGTTCCGCATTGCCGACGACACGCGGATCGCCACCGAATCCCCTGTCGACTTCGCCTTCGGCGTCACCACCGCCGTGCTGACGGCCGTCACCTTCATTGGCGTGCTCTGGGCGGTCGGCGGCGGAATCTCGTTCGAGCTCGGCGGGCGCTCCGTCGCCATTCCCGGATATCTGGTGTTCGTGGCGGTGCTCTACTCCGTCATCACCACGACGGCGATGATCTTCATCGGCCGCCGGTTCGTCGAAGTGGCGGAGGGCAAGAACCAGGCGGAGGCCGAGTTCCGCTACGCGGTCACCCGCCTGCGGGAGAACGGCGAAAGCATCGCCCTCCTGGGAGGCGAGCCGGAAGAGCGCAGCAGCCTCAGCATCGCCCTCGGGCATGTGATCGCGCAATGGAAAGCCCTCTGCGGCCAATACATGCGCACCACCGTCGTGTCCTATGGGAACTTCGTCCTTGCCCCGGTCATCCCCCTCATCCTGTGCGCGCCGAAGTATCTCGCCGGAACCATGACGCTCGGTGAGGTGATGCAGGCGGCGACCGCCTTCGTCACGGTCCAGCAATCCTTCAACTGGCTCGTGGAGAATTACCCGAAGCTGGCCGACTGGACGGCTTCCGCCAACCGGGTCGCCGGCCTGATCGTCTCCCTCGACAAGCTGGAGTACGCCGAGCGACCCGGCACCGGGCGCATCGTGCGCAGGGAGGACGAGGCGACGGCCGCCCTCCGGCTTCACGGGGTTTCGGTGACCCTGGACGACGGCACGGCCGTCGTCGGCGAGACGGAGGTGGAGATCCATCCTGGAGAGCGGGTGCTGGTCGTCGGCGAGTCCGGTGCCGGCAAGAGCACGTTGATCCGGGCCATCGCGGGCCTCTGGCCCTGGGGGGAGGGGGAAATCATCATCCGGAAGGGAGCGAAGCTCTTTTTCATGCCCCAGCGCCCCTACGTCCCAATGGGCACGCTGAAGCATGCGGTCGCCTATCCCCAGCCGACCGGCAGCCTTGACGACGAGGCCGTGAAGGAGGCCATGAGAGCCGCGGGTCTCGGCCACCTCGCGGAACGCATCAACGACGAAGGCGAGCCCTGGGACCGGACTCTCTCCGGGGGCGAGCAGCAGCGCCTCGCCTTCGCCGAACTGTTCATTCAGCGGCCCGACATCATCGTCATGGACGAGGCGACATCCGCCCTCGACCCGGAGACCCAGGACGTCCTCATGGACCGCATCATCGAGCGCCTGCCGGATTCCGCGATCATCAGCGTGGGGCACCGACCGGAGCTGGAGGCGTTCCATAACCGTCGGCTGGTCCTTGCGCGTAGGGAGCAGGGGGCGAAGCTCGTCGCGGACGAGCCCCTGTCGCCGCGGACCTTCGCCATGCGGCGCGCCATGGCGCTTCTGTTCCGCAGGCCCTCCTCCTCCCAGACAAGACCCGCGGAGAGGACGCGCGAGCGCGAGGAAGCCTGA
- a CDS encoding PRC-barrel domain-containing protein — protein MTQMQANQMMASDLIGTKVISTNNESIGDINDVIVDRNGQAVAAVIGVGGFLGIGEKDVAVPFNALEFATREQVNAMNKAGSDTSGSSVSTTGSTASTANNNAVNATGSTRTTTGTSASSDDNEPERVILRMTKAELQAAPKFDKKAHNGTATGTAAPKQ, from the coding sequence ATGACGCAGATGCAGGCCAACCAGATGATGGCCTCCGACCTGATCGGCACCAAGGTGATCAGCACGAACAACGAGTCCATCGGTGACATCAACGACGTGATCGTCGACCGCAACGGACAGGCGGTGGCGGCCGTGATCGGCGTCGGCGGCTTCCTCGGCATCGGCGAGAAGGACGTGGCCGTTCCCTTCAACGCGCTCGAGTTCGCCACCCGCGAGCAGGTGAACGCCATGAACAAGGCCGGCAGCGACACCTCGGGCAGCAGCGTTTCCACCACCGGCTCGACCGCTTCCACGGCGAACAACAATGCCGTGAACGCCACCGGTTCGACCCGCACCACGACGGGCACTTCTGCCAGCAGCGACGACAACGAGCCGGAGCGGGTGATCCTGCGCATGACCAAGGCCGAGCTGCAGGCGGCGCCGAAGTTCGACAAGAAGGCCCACAACGGCACGGCGACCGGAACGGCTGCTCCCAAGCAGTAA
- a CDS encoding general stress protein yields the protein MMAGSSTSKRGFASMDGDRQREIASKGGKSVPAEKRSFSQDRELASEAGRKGGQASGSNRSSQE from the coding sequence GTGATGGCAGGAAGTTCGACTTCGAAGCGTGGCTTCGCATCGATGGACGGTGACCGGCAGCGGGAGATTGCGAGCAAGGGCGGCAAGAGCGTCCCCGCCGAGAAGCGCTCGTTCTCCCAGGACCGGGAGCTGGCGTCCGAAGCGGGCCGCAAGGGCGGTCAGGCATCCGGGAGCAATCGCTCCAGCCAGGAGTGA
- a CDS encoding glycosyltransferase produces the protein MDQLNALKRSGEGPLRRKLSIGIIALSQIPDDPRVRRQGDAFTRAGWDVVGIGLAGSKSSPPSWPIRDETDLPLPAPVGQVEENKSDPLPKFLPDGLTTGQKLIRLATAPDQLYFAVRKRACAVAVKLGLKSPDIAAIVRRTARVTGLSWTRRQTLRRLGQVRYVLRMQAPRLLPHTAESAFWRLNSRFDDLYRLGMEHRPDIWLANDWTALPIARRLARQSGAILVYDTHELAADEYTERLQWRLLHRPVTVAIEGDCMKEAQLVTCVSDGIADRLQELYGLKKRPIVIRNTPSYQEMPFRPVGERIEVLYHGIVSPGRGLEACIASVAKWRPEFRLTIRGPVSPEYRSHLEARIAENRVGDRVRLVPPVPMTDLVREANAFDIGLFALPDHSRHNRFALPNKFFEYTMAGLALCVSDLPEMARLLKQYDLGVLFAGMEPETIAAAINSFNRESIEHHKRRSLEAARDLNWQKESETLISLCEQLVDTNRKS, from the coding sequence ATGGATCAACTTAATGCTTTGAAGAGATCGGGCGAAGGTCCGCTTCGAAGGAAGCTCTCGATCGGGATCATCGCCCTTTCGCAGATTCCTGACGATCCTCGCGTGCGCCGGCAGGGGGATGCATTCACACGCGCCGGCTGGGACGTCGTCGGCATTGGGTTGGCGGGGTCCAAGTCTTCTCCGCCAAGCTGGCCGATTCGTGACGAGACGGATCTTCCGCTTCCGGCGCCGGTCGGGCAGGTGGAGGAGAACAAGTCCGATCCTCTCCCCAAGTTCCTTCCGGATGGATTGACCACGGGACAGAAGCTCATTCGTCTGGCGACGGCTCCCGATCAGCTCTATTTCGCTGTCCGCAAGAGAGCCTGCGCCGTTGCCGTCAAGCTGGGCCTCAAGTCCCCCGATATAGCCGCAATCGTGCGACGGACCGCTCGCGTGACCGGGCTGTCTTGGACGCGTCGTCAGACCCTGCGCCGCCTTGGCCAAGTCCGTTACGTCCTGCGCATGCAGGCCCCGAGGCTCCTACCCCACACGGCCGAGAGCGCTTTCTGGCGCCTGAACAGTCGCTTTGACGATCTCTATCGCCTTGGCATGGAGCATCGGCCCGACATATGGCTCGCCAACGATTGGACTGCGCTCCCGATTGCGCGCCGGTTGGCCAGACAGAGCGGAGCAATTCTCGTCTACGATACCCATGAGCTTGCCGCCGATGAATACACTGAGCGTCTCCAGTGGCGCCTCCTCCATCGGCCCGTGACCGTCGCCATCGAGGGTGACTGCATGAAAGAGGCCCAACTCGTTACGTGCGTCTCCGACGGAATTGCCGACCGCCTTCAGGAATTGTACGGCCTCAAGAAGCGTCCCATCGTCATCCGCAACACGCCGAGCTACCAGGAGATGCCTTTCCGGCCGGTAGGCGAGCGAATCGAGGTGTTGTATCATGGCATCGTATCTCCCGGTCGCGGCCTGGAGGCGTGCATTGCCAGCGTTGCAAAGTGGCGCCCCGAGTTCCGCTTGACGATTCGAGGGCCGGTCTCTCCTGAATACCGCTCGCACTTGGAGGCCCGAATCGCTGAGAATCGTGTAGGGGATCGGGTCCGGCTGGTGCCCCCCGTACCCATGACCGATCTGGTGAGGGAGGCCAATGCCTTCGATATCGGGCTGTTCGCCCTGCCGGATCATTCCCGGCACAATCGCTTTGCCCTGCCGAACAAGTTCTTCGAGTACACGATGGCTGGCCTGGCGCTTTGCGTGTCCGATCTTCCGGAAATGGCCCGCCTGCTGAAGCAGTACGATCTGGGGGTCTTGTTTGCCGGAATGGAGCCGGAGACGATTGCGGCCGCCATCAACTCCTTCAATCGAGAGTCGATCGAACATCACAAACGCCGCTCTCTGGAAGCGGCACGCGATCTGAACTGGCAGAAGGAGAGCGAGACTCTGATCTCTCTCTGCGAGCAGCTCGTCGATACCAATCGAAAGTCTTGA
- the asnB gene encoding asparagine synthase (glutamine-hydrolyzing), with amino-acid sequence MCGLFGSVGFQPERDRIDRISHRGPDGTGWQEFSSAAGPVALGHRRLAIIDVSDAGLQPMADVSGRFNLVFNGEIYNYIELREELRAKGYVFRSDSDSEVLLTAYQEWGEKCLDRFLGMFAFLIWDARDQRLFAARDRFGIKPLYFVANPRGIAFASEIKQLLGLQGAGNRMNLARVRDFLASGISDHTRETLFEGVMQVQAGCCVTIDASRPLQGACEPRRWYNIPAHSTLDISEAEAADRFRQLLTDSVRMHLRSDVPIGSCLSGGLDSSAIVCLMSDMLAEEGEGARVNTVSACYAEKSVDEKPFMEAVVAKTGANPHYIFPRAEEVFKRAADITWHQDEPFGSTSIFAQWCVFEEAKKAGIKVMLDGQGADEQLAGYHSSYVYYMSDLIRRRDYVTLLRTMVERDRIHGVSFVEQFKRFIGPVLPPQLRTFLLRQRQVLVNHDWMGSDALRPLQNQPGALEVASQVNGLPPITDIASLCVVLTFASNLQMLLHWEDRNSMAHSIEARVPFLDHRLVEFNLALGNAHKIVRADTKRVLRRAMRHTLPESVRERRDKLGFSTPEEVWFRGPLKGMILDGVEATLKRYPDLLEPKGTRALVSDMLEGRRSVDFTLWRIVNMGIWGEKFNVIM; translated from the coding sequence ATGTGCGGACTCTTTGGTTCTGTTGGCTTCCAGCCCGAGCGCGATAGGATTGACCGGATCTCCCATCGAGGGCCGGATGGAACAGGCTGGCAGGAATTCTCGTCTGCTGCCGGACCGGTTGCACTCGGCCACCGCCGCCTTGCGATCATCGACGTCAGCGATGCCGGGCTGCAGCCGATGGCCGATGTCTCCGGACGCTTCAACTTGGTCTTCAATGGCGAGATCTACAACTACATCGAGCTGCGTGAAGAACTCAGAGCCAAGGGATATGTATTCCGTTCGGACAGCGACAGCGAAGTCCTGCTGACCGCATATCAGGAATGGGGCGAGAAGTGCCTGGACCGGTTCCTGGGCATGTTTGCCTTCCTGATCTGGGATGCGCGCGATCAGCGCCTTTTCGCAGCCCGGGATCGGTTCGGCATCAAGCCGCTCTATTTCGTCGCGAATCCCCGCGGCATTGCGTTCGCGTCGGAGATCAAGCAGCTCCTGGGACTCCAGGGTGCTGGGAATCGCATGAACCTGGCCCGCGTAAGGGACTTCCTTGCATCGGGGATCAGCGACCATACCCGCGAGACCCTGTTCGAAGGCGTCATGCAGGTCCAAGCGGGCTGCTGCGTCACCATCGATGCATCGCGACCCTTGCAGGGAGCCTGCGAGCCCCGGCGCTGGTACAACATTCCCGCTCACTCGACACTCGACATTTCGGAAGCGGAGGCCGCAGATCGCTTCCGCCAGCTACTGACGGACTCCGTGCGCATGCATTTGCGCTCGGACGTGCCCATCGGCTCCTGCCTGTCGGGCGGACTCGACTCCTCGGCTATCGTTTGCCTGATGTCGGACATGCTGGCCGAGGAGGGCGAGGGGGCGCGGGTCAACACGGTCTCGGCCTGTTACGCAGAGAAGAGCGTCGACGAGAAGCCGTTCATGGAGGCCGTTGTCGCGAAAACGGGTGCCAATCCTCACTACATCTTTCCGCGGGCGGAAGAGGTCTTCAAGCGTGCCGCGGACATCACCTGGCACCAGGACGAGCCGTTCGGTTCGACATCCATATTTGCGCAATGGTGCGTGTTTGAGGAGGCGAAGAAGGCCGGCATCAAGGTCATGCTCGACGGCCAGGGGGCTGACGAGCAGCTTGCAGGCTATCATTCGTCATACGTCTACTACATGTCGGATCTCATCCGGCGACGCGACTACGTCACTTTGCTCCGCACGATGGTGGAGCGTGACCGGATCCATGGCGTCTCTTTCGTCGAGCAGTTCAAGCGCTTCATCGGCCCAGTTCTGCCGCCGCAGCTGCGTACCTTCCTGCTCCGCCAACGTCAGGTGCTCGTGAACCATGACTGGATGGGCTCGGACGCTCTCCGGCCGCTGCAGAACCAACCTGGCGCACTCGAAGTGGCAAGCCAGGTCAACGGCCTGCCGCCGATCACTGACATCGCGTCGCTTTGCGTTGTCCTGACCTTTGCATCCAACCTCCAGATGCTCTTGCACTGGGAAGATCGGAACTCGATGGCTCACTCCATCGAAGCACGCGTCCCCTTCCTCGACCATCGGCTCGTCGAATTCAATCTCGCCCTGGGCAACGCGCACAAGATCGTTCGCGCCGACACCAAGCGGGTCCTGCGCCGCGCCATGAGGCACACGTTGCCCGAAAGCGTGCGCGAGCGCCGCGACAAGCTCGGCTTTTCGACCCCGGAAGAAGTCTGGTTCCGCGGGCCGCTGAAAGGGATGATCCTCGATGGCGTCGAGGCGACCCTCAAGCGCTATCCCGATCTTCTTGAGCCCAAGGGAACGAGGGCCCTGGTCTCCGACATGCTCGAAGGGCGCCGCAGTGTCGACTTTACCCTTTGGCGGATTGTCAATATGGGTATCTGGGGCGAGAAGTTTAACGTGATCATGTAG
- the asnB gene encoding asparagine synthase (glutamine-hydrolyzing) gives MCGIAGAVSLDRSPIIGLRSILGAMNRLISHRGPDGQGIWLSEGDACGLAHRRLAIIDLSSSGHQPMVAPNGSVMTFNGEIYNYVELMGQLSDRWNFRSKSDSETILAAYDRWGTDCLDHLRGMFSFAIWDGDRLFAARDRFGIKPFYYAIVDGVFYFASEIKALLPILPEIATDPDALGEYITFQYTIGDKSLFKHVHVLLPGHAIVVEKGEVRVRRYWDVHYNIDFDHTPRWFETRMKEILQESISVHLRSDVPVGAYVSGGIDSSLIAILAAREEASGNIGFHGKFTEFPGYDESSYAEAASKQAGLELHQIDITATDFRDSIEKVIYHLDQPVAGPGSFPQYMVSKLAAEHVKVVLGGQGGDEIFGGYARYLIAYFEQAISSAIDGTHRNGNFVVTPESIIPHLTVLQEYKPLIRQLFSKGLFGPLDERYFRLVDRSTDMENEVDWAMIDRKAVFARFQSIFNSERNVRKEALFDSMTHFDFKCLLPALLQVEDRMSMAHGLESRVPLLDHSVVEFAATIPADIKFKGGQMKHFIKSTFGADLPQELMHRRDKMGFPVPLKEWFSGELHDFTMDVFNTQKNRSRPYFNTDVILGNFDKAERFSRKTWGLLSLELWHQIFHDRAAEYKRMVDETPPQMVAAQ, from the coding sequence ATGTGTGGAATAGCAGGGGCGGTATCCTTAGATCGCAGTCCAATTATAGGGCTGAGATCAATATTGGGAGCGATGAATCGCCTCATTTCTCACAGAGGCCCCGATGGGCAGGGCATTTGGCTCTCCGAGGGCGACGCCTGCGGCCTTGCCCATCGCCGCCTCGCCATCATCGATCTTTCCTCGTCGGGGCATCAACCTATGGTTGCTCCGAACGGGTCCGTCATGACTTTCAATGGCGAGATCTACAATTATGTCGAGCTTATGGGGCAGTTGTCCGACCGCTGGAACTTCCGTTCCAAATCGGATTCAGAGACAATTCTCGCGGCTTATGATCGTTGGGGAACAGATTGTCTTGACCATCTGCGGGGCATGTTCTCGTTCGCGATTTGGGACGGCGATCGCCTTTTCGCGGCGCGCGACCGCTTCGGTATCAAGCCATTCTACTATGCCATCGTCGACGGAGTTTTCTATTTCGCTTCCGAAATAAAGGCATTGCTTCCCATTCTGCCCGAGATTGCGACCGATCCGGACGCCCTTGGCGAGTACATTACATTTCAGTACACGATCGGCGACAAAAGCCTGTTCAAGCATGTCCATGTTCTCCTTCCTGGACATGCCATTGTCGTCGAAAAGGGCGAGGTTCGCGTCCGCCGCTACTGGGACGTGCACTACAACATCGATTTCGATCATACGCCCAGGTGGTTCGAGACACGGATGAAAGAGATCCTGCAGGAATCCATCTCGGTCCATCTCCGCTCGGATGTGCCTGTCGGGGCATACGTGTCCGGCGGCATCGATTCCAGCCTGATCGCCATCCTGGCGGCTCGTGAAGAGGCTTCCGGGAACATTGGTTTCCACGGGAAGTTCACCGAATTTCCCGGATATGATGAAAGCTCTTATGCCGAAGCCGCCTCGAAGCAGGCAGGGCTCGAACTTCACCAGATCGATATCACGGCCACCGATTTCCGCGACTCCATCGAGAAGGTGATTTATCATTTGGACCAGCCGGTTGCGGGACCCGGCTCGTTTCCTCAGTACATGGTCTCAAAACTGGCCGCGGAGCACGTCAAGGTTGTGCTTGGCGGGCAGGGCGGAGACGAGATCTTCGGCGGCTACGCCCGCTATCTGATCGCCTATTTCGAACAGGCCATCAGCTCCGCCATCGACGGAACCCACCGTAACGGCAACTTCGTCGTTACGCCCGAGTCGATCATTCCCCATCTGACCGTTCTCCAGGAATACAAGCCGCTCATCCGGCAGCTTTTCTCGAAGGGTCTCTTTGGGCCTCTGGATGAGCGGTATTTCCGCCTGGTCGATCGCTCCACCGACATGGAGAACGAGGTCGATTGGGCCATGATTGACCGAAAGGCCGTCTTCGCGCGGTTCCAGTCAATCTTCAATTCCGAGCGAAATGTGCGCAAGGAGGCCCTGTTCGACTCCATGACGCATTTCGATTTCAAGTGCCTCCTGCCAGCCCTGCTTCAGGTCGAAGACAGAATGTCCATGGCTCACGGTCTTGAATCGCGCGTACCGCTGCTCGATCATTCCGTTGTCGAATTCGCGGCCACGATTCCGGCGGACATCAAGTTCAAGGGCGGCCAGATGAAGCACTTCATCAAGTCGACCTTCGGCGCGGACCTGCCTCAGGAACTGATGCACCGCCGCGACAAGATGGGCTTCCCTGTTCCGCTGAAGGAGTGGTTCTCGGGCGAACTCCACGATTTCACGATGGATGTCTTCAACACGCAGAAGAACCGTTCCCGTCCTTATTTCAATACGGACGTGATCCTTGGCAATTTCGACAAAGCCGAGCGTTTCTCCCGCAAGACCTGGGGTCTCCTCAGCCTCGAATTGTGGCATCAGATCTTCCATGATCGTGCGGCAGAGTATAAGCGCATGGTCGACGAAACTCCTCCGCAGATGGTTGCGGCACAGTAA
- a CDS encoding NAD-dependent epimerase/dehydratase family protein, translating into MKVFVTGGSGQVGSTVVDMLLARGDEVMAIDNFATGRRDNLSVHPKLTLVEDTIVDSKLIDRLFGEFKPQVVVHTAASYKDPEDWETDALVNAVGTANIAKACKTHKVDRLIYFQTALCYGTKPIQQPIRLDHPINPVNSSYAISKTAGEHYVQFSGVDWVTFRLANVIGPRNVSGPLPIFYGRLSKGQKCFITPARRDFCYAGDLAKVVVEAAQGKGSGTYHFSSGKDVAIKELYDAVVKAMKLNDYPEPEVKPLGPDDAPSILLDPSRTFADFGNIEFTSLEEIARLSVERWQNEGVVGGYTHLKEARAEIRS; encoded by the coding sequence ATGAAAGTTTTTGTAACCGGAGGTTCCGGCCAGGTTGGCTCGACGGTCGTGGACATGCTTCTTGCTCGTGGTGACGAGGTCATGGCTATCGACAATTTCGCGACCGGCCGGAGGGATAATCTCTCCGTCCATCCGAAGCTGACGCTCGTGGAGGACACGATTGTCGACAGCAAGCTGATCGATCGCCTGTTCGGCGAGTTCAAGCCGCAGGTGGTGGTGCATACGGCGGCATCGTACAAGGATCCCGAGGACTGGGAGACCGATGCGCTCGTGAACGCCGTCGGCACGGCCAATATCGCCAAGGCCTGCAAGACGCATAAGGTCGACCGTCTCATCTATTTCCAGACGGCTCTTTGCTATGGAACGAAGCCGATCCAGCAGCCGATCCGCCTCGACCACCCGATCAACCCCGTCAATTCCAGCTACGCCATCTCGAAGACGGCCGGTGAGCATTACGTTCAGTTCTCGGGGGTTGACTGGGTCACGTTCCGCCTCGCCAATGTCATTGGCCCGCGGAATGTCTCCGGCCCGCTGCCGATCTTCTACGGACGTCTTTCGAAAGGGCAGAAGTGCTTCATCACCCCCGCGCGGCGCGACTTTTGCTACGCGGGCGATTTGGCGAAGGTCGTCGTCGAAGCCGCCCAGGGCAAGGGCAGCGGCACATATCACTTCTCGTCCGGCAAGGACGTGGCGATCAAGGAACTCTACGACGCCGTCGTCAAGGCTATGAAGCTCAACGATTATCCGGAACCCGAGGTGAAGCCGCTCGGCCCGGACGATGCGCCGTCGATCCTGCTCGATCCCTCGCGAACCTTTGCGGATTTCGGAAACATAGAGTTCACCTCTCTTGAAGAAATCGCCCGTCTTTCCGTCGAACGCTGGCAGAACGAGGGTGTGGTAGGAGGCTATACCCACCTCAAGGAAGCCCGCGCCGAGATCCGGAGCTGA
- a CDS encoding NAD-dependent epimerase/dehydratase family protein — protein sequence MRILITGGAGCLGSNLTERYLEAGHSVCILDNFATGQRGSLPEEHPQMTIVEGTVYDRALVDRVFADFAPTHVIHSAAAYKDPDNWIEDTRTNVEGTIHVAEASRRAGVKRFVNFHTALGYGRPDTLPIPVSAPARPFTSYGISKQAGENYLAISGLPYVSLRLANVTGPRLAIGPIPTFYTRLKAGKACFCSKTVRDFIDMDDFFSIMDLVMEEGAPTGVFNVSTGTGHAIKEIFDIVVDHLGITLSEPVPEVEPGADDVPAVVLDPSETIRTFGWQPQYTFAQTIRRMLEWYDRHGVTAIYSHLKAPVPAR from the coding sequence ATGCGTATCCTGATCACCGGCGGTGCCGGTTGTCTCGGCTCCAATCTGACGGAGCGCTATCTGGAAGCCGGGCATTCGGTCTGCATTCTTGACAATTTTGCGACCGGGCAGCGCGGCTCCCTGCCGGAGGAGCATCCGCAGATGACCATCGTCGAGGGAACGGTCTATGACCGTGCCCTCGTCGATCGCGTTTTTGCCGATTTCGCGCCGACGCACGTGATCCACTCGGCGGCCGCCTACAAGGATCCCGACAACTGGATCGAGGATACGCGGACCAATGTCGAGGGCACCATTCACGTGGCAGAAGCCTCCCGCAGGGCAGGCGTGAAGCGGTTCGTGAATTTCCACACGGCTCTCGGATATGGTCGACCCGATACATTGCCGATCCCGGTTTCTGCTCCGGCCCGTCCGTTCACGAGCTATGGCATCTCGAAGCAGGCAGGCGAGAACTACCTCGCCATTTCGGGGCTTCCCTATGTTTCGCTGCGGCTCGCCAATGTCACGGGCCCTCGTCTCGCGATCGGGCCGATCCCGACCTTCTACACACGGCTTAAGGCCGGGAAGGCCTGCTTCTGCTCAAAGACGGTTCGTGATTTCATCGATATGGACGATTTCTTCTCTATCATGGACCTGGTGATGGAGGAGGGAGCGCCGACGGGCGTCTTCAACGTGTCCACTGGCACCGGCCATGCCATCAAGGAAATCTTCGACATCGTCGTCGATCATCTTGGGATCACATTGTCCGAGCCCGTCCCTGAGGTCGAACCTGGCGCGGATGATGTCCCGGCGGTGGTGCTGGACCCATCGGAAACGATCCGGACCTTCGGTTGGCAGCCGCAGTACACCTTTGCGCAGACGATCCGTCGCATGCTGGAATGGTATGACCGCCACGGCGTTACTGCCATCTACAGCCATCTCAAGGCGCCAGTTCCGGCGCGCTAA
- a CDS encoding NAD-dependent epimerase/dehydratase family protein, with protein sequence MAESFEGKNVLVVGGAGFVGSNLVRFILKQEPRKLTIVDNFLSADPVNVPDHPAVRLVSGSITNDRILRELDEDLDYAYHLACYHGNQSSIHDPLADHENNNITSLKLFERLKDIKSLKKVVYAAAGCAVAAKTFDGAQATKEDAPVSLFHDSPYSISKLVGEMYGNYYFMRHGMPFVKARFQNVYGPGEILGAGRWRGTPATVWRNVTPTFIWKSLHGEALPVENGGIASRDFIFVEDMARGLMACALRGEPGEIYNLGSGVETTILELAERVNRLTGNTTPIAMTPARDWDRSGQRFGDPSKAKEKLGFAAEVPHEEGLRRTVEWTKDKQRIIAQIMQQHVHYLPDIKKYAQILG encoded by the coding sequence ATGGCCGAGAGCTTTGAAGGCAAGAATGTGCTTGTCGTGGGCGGCGCCGGTTTCGTCGGATCGAACCTCGTACGCTTCATCCTGAAGCAGGAACCGCGGAAGCTGACCATCGTCGACAATTTCCTGTCGGCCGACCCCGTCAATGTTCCGGATCATCCGGCGGTAAGGCTCGTTTCTGGCTCGATCACCAACGACCGCATCCTGCGGGAACTCGATGAGGATCTAGACTACGCCTATCATCTGGCGTGCTATCATGGGAACCAGTCGTCGATCCATGATCCGCTGGCGGACCACGAGAACAACAACATCACCAGCCTGAAGCTGTTCGAGCGTCTCAAGGACATCAAGAGCCTCAAGAAGGTCGTCTATGCTGCGGCAGGCTGCGCCGTGGCTGCGAAGACGTTCGATGGCGCGCAGGCCACGAAGGAAGACGCGCCTGTTTCGCTGTTCCACGACAGCCCGTACTCGATCTCGAAACTCGTCGGCGAGATGTATGGCAATTACTACTTCATGCGGCATGGTATGCCGTTCGTGAAGGCCCGTTTCCAGAACGTCTACGGCCCAGGTGAGATCCTTGGGGCCGGCCGCTGGCGTGGAACGCCGGCAACCGTCTGGCGCAATGTGACGCCGACCTTCATCTGGAAGTCGCTGCACGGCGAGGCCCTGCCGGTCGAGAACGGCGGCATCGCGAGCCGCGACTTCATCTTCGTCGAAGACATGGCGCGGGGACTGATGGCTTGTGCGCTAAGGGGTGAGCCGGGCGAAATCTACAACCTGGGTTCGGGTGTCGAGACCACCATTCTTGAGCTAGCGGAGCGGGTGAATCGTCTGACTGGGAACACGACGCCGATCGCCATGACGCCTGCGCGGGATTGGGATCGTTCGGGGCAGCGCTTCGGCGATCCGTCCAAGGCCAAGGAGAAGCTTGGTTTTGCGGCAGAGGTTCCTCACGAAGAAGGACTGCGCCGTACCGTTGAATGGACGAAGGATAAACAACGTATCATTGCGCAGATTATGCAACAACACGTTCATTATCTCCCCGATATTAAGAAATACGCTCAGATATTAGGTTGA